A stretch of Castanea sativa cultivar Marrone di Chiusa Pesio chromosome 2, ASM4071231v1 DNA encodes these proteins:
- the LOC142625993 gene encoding E3 ubiquitin-protein ligase RHA2B-like produces MKALSEFFSNLRTMTVVFFTLLLIEIIILIRSLTGLRPNSDKLVITTSQYLKLIEKKNPTISFSKRTRIMAEPIECTVCLSEFEEGDKVRNLQCKHTFHKDCLDSWLQQYCRATCPLCRTKVVPDEIVDSYRRMRNQVEYDGNDEEIVFFLSALHGNSFRRLF; encoded by the coding sequence ATGAAAGCCCTCTCTGAATTCTTCTCCAACCTCAGAACCATGACCGTAGTCTTCTTCACTCTCCTACTTATAGAAATCATAATTCTGATCCGTTCACTCACCGGATTAAGACCCAACTCCGATAAACTTGTAATCACCACAAGCCAATACCTTAAACTCATTGAAAAAAAGAACCCCACAATTAGTTTCAGTAAAAGAACGAGGATTATGGCCGAGCCAATTGAATGCACTGTGTGTTTATCTGAATTTGAAGAAGGAGACAAGGTTAGAAATTTGCAATGTAAGCACACATTCCATAAGGATTGCCTAGATAGCTGGCTACAACAATATTGTCGTGCTACATGCCCACTTTGCCGGACTAAGGTTGTGCCAGATGAGATTGTGGATAGTTATCGTCGGATGCGAAATCAGGTAGAGTATGATGGGAATGATGAGGAGATTGTTTTCTTCTTGTCTGCATTACATGGCAATAGTTTCCGTAGATTGTTCTAA